The Candidatus Izemoplasma sp. genome has a window encoding:
- the dnaG gene encoding DNA primase has protein sequence MARIDQTKIQEILDKTDILDVIGEHVALSKKGKSYFGLCPFHEENTPSFSVEPTRKIYNCFSCGEKGNAITFLQKTKNMHYVDAVKDLADRANITLDIDTKAFVNPHQTLYNINQEAKQFYQFYLSSTKSGNEAKQYLANRGITEDIMTTFQLGLAPNEYDLLTKTLVGKNFLEADLMDLGLTKESKNDQFYDLFRKRIIFPIIDDKQQVLAFSGRLYHGEENQPKYINSPQTKIFTKSQVLYNLNNALSAIKRHNRVILLEGYMDVIALYRIGIKESVASMGTSLTKEQVNLLKRYTNNVTICYDGDSAGLDATERAIRLLHEADVSVKVVVLADSLDPDDYIKVHSKEALIKAINDDWIDPIEFRYNRFQAQTDFTKMLEIERFKKDVFNLIKTLPHTTIDTYLEKLSQDADLKLESIKQDFTQYTKRQVSNIQRQRRNDIPIDSKYEIAERKLINYFITDEKYLNRFQHDLDDMLYINQITRDIRHAIEDLYYFSEDPNYTSITLEELYHALEPHQIAYYENKIAYDKEIQSEDEFFDFIATLKEYEIKMRIEDYNTRIKEALTIEEKIKLAKERQKLKEDLNG, from the coding sequence ATGGCCAGAATTGACCAAACGAAAATCCAAGAGATTTTAGATAAGACAGACATCTTGGATGTGATTGGTGAACACGTAGCTCTTTCTAAAAAGGGAAAGAGTTATTTTGGCTTGTGTCCATTTCACGAAGAAAATACCCCATCTTTCTCCGTAGAACCGACACGTAAAATCTATAATTGTTTTTCATGCGGTGAAAAAGGGAATGCCATTACGTTTTTACAAAAAACCAAAAATATGCATTATGTAGATGCGGTAAAAGATTTGGCAGATCGGGCAAATATTACATTAGATATTGATACCAAAGCTTTTGTTAACCCACATCAAACGTTATACAACATCAATCAAGAAGCAAAGCAATTTTATCAATTTTATTTATCTAGCACAAAATCAGGTAATGAAGCTAAACAGTATTTGGCTAACCGTGGTATCACTGAAGACATTATGACAACATTCCAATTAGGTCTTGCCCCAAATGAATATGACTTATTAACCAAAACATTGGTGGGTAAAAACTTCTTAGAAGCAGACCTTATGGATTTAGGCTTAACTAAAGAAAGCAAAAACGATCAGTTTTACGATCTCTTTAGAAAACGGATCATCTTTCCTATTATTGATGATAAACAACAGGTTTTAGCGTTTTCCGGAAGACTTTATCATGGAGAAGAAAACCAACCAAAATATATCAACTCACCACAAACAAAAATCTTTACAAAAAGTCAAGTCTTATATAACTTAAATAACGCACTTTCTGCGATAAAACGACATAATCGAGTTATCCTACTAGAAGGATACATGGATGTGATTGCTCTTTATCGTATTGGCATAAAAGAAAGTGTTGCTAGTATGGGGACAAGTCTTACTAAAGAACAAGTTAACTTATTAAAACGCTATACAAACAACGTTACGATTTGTTATGATGGTGACAGTGCTGGTTTAGATGCCACAGAACGGGCTATTAGACTGTTACATGAGGCAGATGTGTCTGTCAAGGTGGTTGTGTTAGCTGATAGCTTAGATCCTGATGATTACATTAAAGTACATTCTAAAGAAGCTCTTATTAAAGCGATTAATGATGATTGGATAGATCCGATTGAATTTCGCTATAATCGTTTCCAAGCACAAACTGATTTTACAAAAATGTTAGAAATTGAACGCTTTAAAAAAGATGTCTTTAACTTAATTAAAACCTTGCCACATACAACAATTGATACGTATTTAGAAAAACTGAGTCAAGATGCGGACTTAAAACTAGAATCCATCAAACAAGACTTTACTCAGTATACTAAACGACAAGTCAGTAACATTCAAAGACAACGTCGCAATGATATACCAATTGATAGCAAATATGAAATTGCAGAACGAAAACTTATTAATTATTTCATTACTGATGAAAAGTATTTAAACCGATTCCAACATGATTTAGATGATATGCTTTATATCAATCAAATTACACGTGATATACGTCATGCGATTGAAGATTTATACTATTTTAGTGAGGATCCTAACTATACATCGATTACACTAGAAGAATTATATCACGCACTAGAGCCACACCAAATCGCATATTATGAAAACAAAATCGCATACGATAAAGAAATCCAATCAGAAGATGAATTTTTTGATTTCATCGCAACCCTGAAGGAATATGAAATCAAAATGCGAATTGAAGATTATAATACTCGAATTAAAGAAGCGCTAACAATTGAAGAAAAAATTAAGTTAGCCAAAGAAAGACAGAAATTAAAGGAGGATTTAAATGGATAA
- a CDS encoding glycine--tRNA ligase, producing the protein MSRITMEELVNYAKNYGFVYQGSEIYGGLANTWDYGPLGVLLKQNIKNAWWKKFIQEHRLNVGVDSSILLNPKTWEASGHVGGFSDPLIDCKECNTRHRADKLIEDASDGDIVADGWSNEQMMSYMEEHEITCPNCGSDNFTDIREFNLMFKTSQGVIEDSNSDIYLRPETAQGIFLNFKNIQRSSRKKVPFGIGQVGKSFRNEITPGNFIFRTREFEQLELEFFCKPGTELDWFDYWKNYSFNFLKTLGIHSDHIRMRDHDKEQLSHYSNATTDIEYRFDWGFDELWGVASRTDYDLRQHQEYSSQNLTYHDPDDNTKYLPYVIEPSLGVERLFLALLNDAYTEETLDNNETRINLRIAPFLAPYSVAVLPLIKKYHGEKAKEMFDFLSGYFSVTYDERGKIGKRYRRQDAIGTPFVLTVDDDGVKNDVFTIRDRDTMEQISLSKDQLITYLHTKLHY; encoded by the coding sequence ATGAGTCGTATTACTATGGAAGAACTAGTCAATTATGCCAAGAATTATGGATTCGTTTATCAAGGTAGTGAGATTTATGGCGGCCTTGCGAATACATGGGACTATGGTCCACTTGGTGTATTGTTAAAACAGAATATTAAAAATGCATGGTGGAAAAAATTTATTCAGGAACATCGCCTAAATGTTGGGGTAGATAGTTCGATTTTATTGAATCCAAAAACATGGGAAGCAAGTGGCCATGTTGGTGGTTTCTCAGATCCATTAATAGATTGCAAAGAATGTAATACCCGTCATCGCGCTGACAAATTAATTGAAGATGCCTCAGATGGCGATATTGTTGCCGATGGATGGAGTAATGAACAAATGATGTCATATATGGAAGAACATGAAATCACATGTCCAAATTGTGGCAGTGATAATTTTACTGATATCAGAGAGTTTAACTTAATGTTTAAAACCTCACAAGGCGTTATTGAAGATTCTAATAGTGACATATACTTACGTCCTGAAACAGCGCAAGGAATCTTTTTAAACTTTAAAAACATTCAACGTAGTTCACGTAAGAAAGTACCGTTTGGTATCGGACAAGTTGGAAAATCATTCCGGAATGAAATTACACCTGGAAACTTTATTTTTAGAACACGCGAATTTGAACAATTAGAGCTTGAATTTTTCTGTAAACCAGGTACCGAATTAGATTGGTTTGATTATTGGAAAAACTATTCGTTCAATTTTTTGAAAACATTAGGCATCCATTCGGATCACATTCGGATGCGTGACCATGATAAAGAACAGTTATCTCATTATTCAAATGCTACAACGGATATCGAATATCGATTTGACTGGGGATTTGATGAATTATGGGGTGTCGCATCACGAACCGACTATGATTTACGACAACACCAAGAGTATTCATCGCAGAATTTAACCTATCATGACCCAGACGATAATACAAAATATCTGCCGTATGTCATTGAACCATCATTAGGGGTAGAACGCCTATTCTTAGCTCTATTAAATGACGCCTATACAGAAGAAACCTTAGACAACAATGAAACGCGCATCAATTTACGTATAGCACCATTTTTAGCGCCATATAGCGTTGCGGTATTACCATTAATTAAAAAATATCATGGTGAGAAAGCCAAAGAAATGTTTGACTTTTTAAGTGGTTATTTCTCAGTTACCTATGATGAACGTGGCAAAATCGGAAAACGGTATCGCCGTCAAGACGCCATTGGAACACCATTTGTACTAACTGTTGATGATGATGGTGTTAAGAATGATGTTTTTACCATTAGAGACCGCGACACGATGGAACAAATTTCATTAAGTAAAGATCAATTGATTACATATCTACACACAAAGTTACACTACTAA
- the recO gene encoding DNA repair protein RecO: MKEIEGFVLQSIDYKDNHKILYLYSALGHHTLLAYNVKKMNNIQRFLSQRGSLIQYKIPEKPMAPLKDGELINAYDTIKEDPIAYTRMLHILELVRHVIDDHSNHEKMFHFIKKIFNHMNRQLDSELYQYIFELKLLHFIGYGLNFKACSICGKKTNLVFHPSSGGVICKQHVKDFSVSYPYDIYELLAHLYYIDVDHASPRNLTHKQRIQIKEIITLLYDEFVGFHTKSSKILEQMQKI; the protein is encoded by the coding sequence ATGAAAGAGATTGAAGGGTTTGTCTTACAATCAATTGATTACAAAGATAACCATAAAATACTCTATTTGTATAGTGCTTTAGGGCATCATACTTTGTTGGCGTATAATGTCAAAAAAATGAATAATATCCAACGCTTTTTAAGTCAGCGTGGATCTTTAATTCAGTATAAAATACCTGAGAAGCCAATGGCACCCTTGAAAGACGGTGAGTTAATAAATGCCTACGATACCATTAAAGAAGACCCCATTGCCTATACACGGATGTTACATATTTTAGAATTGGTCCGTCACGTCATTGATGATCATTCCAATCACGAAAAGATGTTTCATTTCATTAAAAAAATCTTTAATCATATGAACCGACAACTAGATAGTGAGCTTTACCAATATATATTTGAGTTGAAACTACTCCATTTTATCGGCTATGGATTGAATTTTAAAGCCTGTAGTATATGTGGTAAAAAAACAAACTTAGTTTTTCATCCAAGTAGTGGCGGCGTTATTTGCAAACAACATGTGAAAGATTTTTCAGTGAGTTACCCGTATGATATTTATGAGTTATTAGCGCATCTTTATTATATTGATGTTGATCACGCTAGTCCACGAAACTTAACACACAAACAACGCATCCAAATAAAAGAGATTATTACGTTACTCTATGATGAATTTGTTGGTTTTCACACAAAATCGAGTAAAATCTTAGAACAAATGCAAAAAATCTAA